In one Sandaracinaceae bacterium genomic region, the following are encoded:
- a CDS encoding acetoacetate decarboxylase family protein: MSPVSYPPAPWFTHGHAFVAPYVVRVADLQLPEGLEVVHRGPYTLGLLSYVVYEAPSPLRYDELIWMPAFVRDRRCGPKAKGWYVSVMYVNEETTLHAGREIWKLPKTLARFERRGDEVTVDGEDGTSLALRMKAFGPTHTLRSSTATLQAHDGATRCRFRASFKASVSPASVSLSRFESSHPPFMGLAGARRTPGPAVAQRHFESTMEAPVFLPRT, encoded by the coding sequence ATGTCTCCCGTGAGCTATCCCCCCGCGCCGTGGTTCACCCACGGTCACGCCTTCGTGGCGCCCTACGTGGTGCGCGTGGCCGACCTGCAGCTGCCCGAGGGCCTCGAGGTGGTGCATCGTGGGCCGTACACACTGGGGCTGCTCAGCTATGTGGTGTACGAGGCGCCTTCGCCGCTGCGGTACGACGAGCTGATCTGGATGCCCGCGTTCGTGCGCGACCGCCGCTGCGGGCCGAAGGCGAAGGGCTGGTACGTGTCGGTCATGTACGTGAACGAGGAGACCACGCTGCACGCCGGGCGCGAGATCTGGAAGCTCCCGAAGACACTCGCCCGCTTCGAGCGCCGCGGCGACGAGGTGACCGTGGACGGCGAAGACGGCACGTCGCTCGCGCTGCGCATGAAGGCGTTCGGGCCCACGCACACGCTGCGCAGCAGCACCGCCACGCTGCAGGCTCACGACGGCGCGACGCGCTGTCGCTTCCGCGCGTCCTTCAAAGCCAGTGTGTCCCCGGCCAGCGTCTCGCTCTCACGCTTCGAGTCGAGTCACCCGCCGTTCATGGGGCTCGCCGGCGCACGGCGCACACCGGGGCCGGCGGTGGCCCAGCGGCACTTCGAGAGCACCATGGAGGCGCCCGTCTTCTTGCCGCGCACGTAG
- a CDS encoding adenylate kinase, giving the protein MVGNSGSGKSTMARALGARLGVPVLELDSVFHQAEWTPLLTVDFQVRVGEFMSTQPRFIVDGNYPAVLPDVWAAADTVIWLSPSRAENMRAILGRTLRRALTREVLWNGNREPLSNLWRLDDPEASVIAWAWTHYGVYQERYAAAMHDPANAHLRFIRLESRRAASQWLESL; this is encoded by the coding sequence ATCGTCGGCAACAGCGGTAGCGGCAAGTCCACGATGGCCCGTGCGCTCGGTGCACGCCTCGGCGTTCCCGTGCTGGAGCTCGACTCGGTGTTTCACCAGGCGGAGTGGACGCCACTGCTCACGGTCGACTTCCAGGTTCGCGTGGGTGAGTTCATGAGCACCCAGCCGCGCTTCATCGTGGACGGCAACTACCCCGCGGTGCTGCCCGATGTGTGGGCCGCCGCGGACACCGTGATCTGGTTGTCGCCGAGCCGCGCCGAGAACATGCGCGCCATTCTCGGGCGCACCCTCCGCCGCGCTCTCACGCGCGAGGTGCTCTGGAACGGCAACCGCGAGCCGCTCAGCAACTTGTGGCGCCTCGATGATCCCGAGGCATCGGTGATCGCCTGGGCCTGGACTCACTACGGCGTCTACCAGGAGCGCTACGCAGCCGCGATGCACGACCCGGCCAACGCTCACCTGCGCTTCATTCGCCTCGAGTCGCGGCGCGCCGCGAGCCAGTGGCTCGAAAGCCTCTGA